A window of Pseudoliparis swirei isolate HS2019 ecotype Mariana Trench chromosome 2, NWPU_hadal_v1, whole genome shotgun sequence genomic DNA:
AACCTATGCATCAATGGACTGTATGGGACAGCAGGCTTTTACCCCAAGTTCCTCATGGATCTTGTGTCTACCACTCACATCATCTCTTATGCTGGATGTCTTCTGCAGGGTTTTGTGTTGCACTCTTCAGCTTGTGCTGATTTCTCTTTTCTAGTGCTCATGGCCTACGACAGATACGTGGCTATATGTCGCCCTCTGGTGTACCACACTGTGATGACTAAACAGagaatttgtgtttttgtgttcttTGCTTGGATTTTACCCTTTTTCTTGATACTCATGAGCACAATAACAACAGCAACATCCAGGTTATGCAGCTCACATATACCAAAGATCTACTGTGTTAATTGGTTAATTTCTAAACTTGCTTGTTCTACCTCTGTAGCAACAATTTTTATTCCAGCTTTTaattatactttttattttggCCATTGTGTCTTTGTTTGCTGGTCTTACATATACATGATCAGAACATGCCTCAAATCCAAAGAGAACATGACTAAATGTATGGAGACATGTGTACCACATTTATTCTCTTTAATTGTAGTATTAGGTTCTTTGCTTTTTGATTTGTTGTacatgcgatttggttcaaaAGACTTAGTACAAGGTGTCCAGAATCTCATGGCGATGGAATTTCTCATTGTTCCTCCGATTGTGAACCCCCTGATTTATGGTTTCAAATTGACACAAATAAGAAGAAGGATTCAAAATGCACTGTGCagtaaaaaataatgtttttgaaTCATGTCATGAGTTGGTCCACAGAAAGGATACTTCTGTTTGTATATGTATGTCGTTTGGGAGAAATACCCAATAAGTCTAACATTGTTAATCCTGAGTCAATGTGACATGTACAGTACAAAAGTGCCAACACAGAAAGCAGTTTAGAGAAAGGCTCAACTGAATCaacctttatttatctttacaatcatatttgaaatgtttctTCAATCGAATGTGGCTTTCAATAAAGTTGGACTTGTTTGACATAGATGTGTTATTTTGGATGCGT
This region includes:
- the LOC130202122 gene encoding olfactory receptor 6C4-like → MMDNFSVITMFTLSGLSGTTNYRVILFVLTLLCYCVIWLVNLTIIVTVIVDKKLHEPMYIFLCNLCINGLYGTAGFYPKFLMDLVSTTHIISYAGCLLQGFVLHSSACADFSFLVLMAYDRYVAICRPLVYHTVMTKQRICVFVFFAWILPFFLILMSTITTATSRLCSSHIPKIYCVNWLISKLACSTSVATIFIPAFNYTFYFGHCVFVCWSYIYMIRTCLKSKENMTKCMETCVPHLFSLIVVLGSLLFDLLYMRFGSKDLVQGVQNLMAMEFLIVPPIVNPLIYGFKLTQIRRRIQNALCSKK